In the genome of Lynx canadensis isolate LIC74 chromosome F1, mLynCan4.pri.v2, whole genome shotgun sequence, one region contains:
- the RHBG gene encoding ammonium transporter Rh type B isoform X2: MRWLNCHTRLCFNPFLQDRGRRVDQTDTEAGFQDVHVMVCVGFGFLMAFLQRYGFSSVGFTFLLAAFALQWSTLIQGFFHSLHGGHIHVGVQSMINADFCAAAVLISFGAVLGKTGPAQLLLVALLEVLLFGVNEFVLLSLLGVKDAGGSMTIHTFGAYFGLVLSRVLYRPHLEKSKHRQGSIYHSDLFAMIGTIFLWTFWPSFNSAPTMLGDGQHRTTLNTYYSLTASTLSTFALSALVGEHGRLDMVHIQNAALAGGVVVGTSGEMMLTPFGALAAGFLAGTVSTLGYKFFTPVLEAKFKLQDTCGVHNLHGMPGVLGALLGVLVAGLATHEAYGDGLGSVFPLVAEGQRSATAQAMYQLFGLLVTLTFASVGGGLGGLLLRLPFLDPPPDSQCYEDRIYWEVPGELKDEAQGSLRAEETDTRA; the protein is encoded by the exons ATGCGCTGGCTGAATTGTCACACTAGGTTATGTTTCAACCCTTTTTTGCAAGATCGGGGGAGGCGTGTGGATCAAACTGATACTGAAGCAG GTTTCCAGGACGTGCACGTCATGGTGTGTGTGGGCTTCGGCTTCCTCATGGCCTTCCTGCAGCGGTACGGCTTCAGCAGCGTCGGCTTCACCTTCCTCCTGGCCGCCTTTGCCCTGCAGTGGTCCACACTCATCCAGGGCTTCTTCCACTCCTTGCACGGCGGCCACATCCACGTTGGCGTGCAGAG CATGATCAACGCGGACTTCTGTGCTGCTGCCGTGCTCATCTCCTTCGGTGCCGTCCTGGGCAAGACGGGGCCGGCCCAGCTGCTGCTCGTGGCCCTGCTGGAGGTGCTGCTATTTGGCGTCAACGAGTTCGTGCTCCTTAGTCTCCTGGGG gtgaAGGATGCGGGAGGGTCCATGACCATCCACACCTTTGGGGCCTACTTCGGGCTGGTCCTGTCCCGGGTCCTCTACAGGCCCCACCTGGAGAAGAGCAAGCATCGTCAGGGCTCCATCTACCATTCGGACCTCTTTGCCATGATTG GGACCATCTTCCTGTGGACCTTCTGGCCCAGCTTCAACTCTGCGCCCACCAtgctgggggatgggcagcaCCGAACAACCCTGAACACGTACTACTCCCTGACCGCGAGCACCCTCAGCACCTTTGCCTTGTCAGCCCTCGTCGGGGAGCACGGCCGGCTGGACATG GTTCACATCCAGAACGCAGCGCTGGCCGGAGGGGTCGTAGTGGGGACATCAGGTGAAATGATGCTGACGCCCTTTGGGGCCCTGGCAGCCGGCTTCCTGGCTGGGACGGTCTCCACGCTGGGGTACAAGTTCTTCACG CCCGTCCTTGAGGCGAAATTCAAACTCCAAGACACGTGTGGCGTCCACAACCTCCACGGGATGCCTGGGGTCCTGGGAGCCCTCCTGGGGGTCCTTGTGGCCGGGCTGGCCACCCACGAAGCTTATGGAGATGG cctAGGCAGTGTGTTTCCGCTCGTAGCCGAGGGCCAGCGCTCCGCCACGGCTCAGGCCATGTACCAACTCTTCGGGCTGCTTGTCACACTGACGTTTGCCTCTGTGGGCGGGGGCCTTGGAG GGCTCCTGCTGAGGCTGCCCTTCCTGGACCCCCCTCCAGACTCCCAGTGCTACGAGGACCGGATTTACTGGGAG gTGCCTGGGGAACTCAAGGACGAAGCCCAGGGATCTCtgagggcagaggagacagacacCCGGGCCTAA
- the RHBG gene encoding ammonium transporter Rh type B isoform X1: MAGSPRRAAGRRLQLPLLCLLLQGATAILFAVFVRYNPETDAALWHSGNRSSSDNEFYFRYPSFQDVHVMVCVGFGFLMAFLQRYGFSSVGFTFLLAAFALQWSTLIQGFFHSLHGGHIHVGVQSMINADFCAAAVLISFGAVLGKTGPAQLLLVALLEVLLFGVNEFVLLSLLGVKDAGGSMTIHTFGAYFGLVLSRVLYRPHLEKSKHRQGSIYHSDLFAMIGTIFLWTFWPSFNSAPTMLGDGQHRTTLNTYYSLTASTLSTFALSALVGEHGRLDMVHIQNAALAGGVVVGTSGEMMLTPFGALAAGFLAGTVSTLGYKFFTPVLEAKFKLQDTCGVHNLHGMPGVLGALLGVLVAGLATHEAYGDGLGSVFPLVAEGQRSATAQAMYQLFGLLVTLTFASVGGGLGGLLLRLPFLDPPPDSQCYEDRIYWEVPGELKDEAQGSLRAEETDTRA; encoded by the exons ATGGCCGGGTCTCCCCGCCGCGCCGCGGGCCGGCGACTGCAGCTGCCCCTGCTgtgcctcctcctccagggcgCCACCGCCATCCTCTTTGCGGTCTTTGTCCGCTACAACCCCGAAACCGACGCCGCCCTCTGGCACTCGGGCAACCGCAGTAGCTCGGACAATGAATTTTACTTTCGCTACCCAA GTTTCCAGGACGTGCACGTCATGGTGTGTGTGGGCTTCGGCTTCCTCATGGCCTTCCTGCAGCGGTACGGCTTCAGCAGCGTCGGCTTCACCTTCCTCCTGGCCGCCTTTGCCCTGCAGTGGTCCACACTCATCCAGGGCTTCTTCCACTCCTTGCACGGCGGCCACATCCACGTTGGCGTGCAGAG CATGATCAACGCGGACTTCTGTGCTGCTGCCGTGCTCATCTCCTTCGGTGCCGTCCTGGGCAAGACGGGGCCGGCCCAGCTGCTGCTCGTGGCCCTGCTGGAGGTGCTGCTATTTGGCGTCAACGAGTTCGTGCTCCTTAGTCTCCTGGGG gtgaAGGATGCGGGAGGGTCCATGACCATCCACACCTTTGGGGCCTACTTCGGGCTGGTCCTGTCCCGGGTCCTCTACAGGCCCCACCTGGAGAAGAGCAAGCATCGTCAGGGCTCCATCTACCATTCGGACCTCTTTGCCATGATTG GGACCATCTTCCTGTGGACCTTCTGGCCCAGCTTCAACTCTGCGCCCACCAtgctgggggatgggcagcaCCGAACAACCCTGAACACGTACTACTCCCTGACCGCGAGCACCCTCAGCACCTTTGCCTTGTCAGCCCTCGTCGGGGAGCACGGCCGGCTGGACATG GTTCACATCCAGAACGCAGCGCTGGCCGGAGGGGTCGTAGTGGGGACATCAGGTGAAATGATGCTGACGCCCTTTGGGGCCCTGGCAGCCGGCTTCCTGGCTGGGACGGTCTCCACGCTGGGGTACAAGTTCTTCACG CCCGTCCTTGAGGCGAAATTCAAACTCCAAGACACGTGTGGCGTCCACAACCTCCACGGGATGCCTGGGGTCCTGGGAGCCCTCCTGGGGGTCCTTGTGGCCGGGCTGGCCACCCACGAAGCTTATGGAGATGG cctAGGCAGTGTGTTTCCGCTCGTAGCCGAGGGCCAGCGCTCCGCCACGGCTCAGGCCATGTACCAACTCTTCGGGCTGCTTGTCACACTGACGTTTGCCTCTGTGGGCGGGGGCCTTGGAG GGCTCCTGCTGAGGCTGCCCTTCCTGGACCCCCCTCCAGACTCCCAGTGCTACGAGGACCGGATTTACTGGGAG gTGCCTGGGGAACTCAAGGACGAAGCCCAGGGATCTCtgagggcagaggagacagacacCCGGGCCTAA